Proteins co-encoded in one Papaver somniferum cultivar HN1 chromosome 5, ASM357369v1, whole genome shotgun sequence genomic window:
- the LOC113284592 gene encoding RHOMBOID-like protein 13 has product MGKPLFYEIWEKPATSCIIGICSAIWFYIQKKNIGYSHVGLNYDSALEGHHWRIITSAFSHISVIHLVFNMSALWSLGVVESLDVMGLGVEFYLHYTLVLVVLSGGLVLGTYHVLIQRFKLEYFRRVTAVGYSCVVFGWMTILAVKQPSSKLNLFGVLSLPISFAPFESLIFTSIMVPQASFLGHLSGIIVGYSIGWGLIHGMNNYWAITMLGWIVFIFVFSLKKSGTFDFEFIEIESVADSSFPSVGFVAAGNGRTLQMGAVPLAGSELV; this is encoded by the coding sequence ATGGGGAAGCCACTGTTTTATGAGATTTGGGAAAAACCAGCCACAAGTTGTATAATAGGGATATGTAGTGCAATTTGGTTTTATATTCAGAAGAAAAACATTGGGTATTCACATGTTGGTTTGAATTATGATTCGGCATTAGAAGGGCACCATTGGAGGATTATAACATCGGCATTTTCACATATAAGTGTTATTCATTTGGTTTTCAATATGAGTGCACTTTGGAGTCTTGGGGTGGTGGAGAGTTTGGATGTGATGGGGCTGGGTGTTGAGTTTTATCTTCATTATACACTTGTTCTGGTTGTGTTGTCGGGAGGTTTGGTTTTGGGGACTTATCATGTTTTGATTCAGAGGTTTAAGTTGGAATATTTTCGGAGAGTTACCGCTGTTGGGTATTCTTGTGTTGTATTTGGGTGGATGACGATATTAGCTGTTAAACAACCATCGTCCAAGCTTAATTTGTTTGGGGTTCTGTCACTTCCTATCAGTTTTGCGCCTTTTGAATCGCTGATATTTACTTCGATAATGGTGCCACAAGCAAGCTTTCTTGGTCATTTGTCGGGGATTATTGTCGGGTACTCTATTGGATGGGGTTTGATACACGGGATGAATAATTACTGGGCTATTACAATGCTGGGATggattgtatttatttttgtgttcAGTTTGAAGAAATCTGGcacttttgattttgagtttattgAAATTGAATCTGTTGCGGATTCTTCGTTTCCTTCTGTGGGTTTTGTTGCAGCTGGAAATGGTAGAACGCTACAGATGGGTGCAGTACCACTGGCTGGTTCCGAACTTGTCTGA